The following are from one region of the Bacillota bacterium genome:
- a CDS encoding amidohydrolase, which translates to MRRRALKVSLALLVAVLFLMGMVSSSVAQSSLTPQKSFAVSQADTYASLVEKVAKTVWGFAEIGLGEYKSAAFLEGELEKLGYAVDRGIAQFPTAFVGTWSYGTGGPVIGLLAEYDALPSLSPDVPGAPGHGCGHNLYSAGAIATAAVLKNVMSTYQLPGTIKVFGTPAEENFDGKAWMGRQGALKGVDVFFGTHAAGENSVPFGSNLAMDFKVYTFYGKSSHAGAAPEKGISALDAQEIMDVAVNFLREHLWQEIRIHYIINKGGEAPNVVPSLAQSQWFIRAPERGMVNETTAKVDRCAEAAALATGCTYHIELVSALHNKIPNKAGALLAYENLKLIGVPTFTEKDQADAKSLGFPTGLSTELKPAPDKPSQSYGSSDEGDVSWNAPFINFSMANYAQGTAGHSVELAKQANLPAAFKAVVQAVKVMSATAVDLLMKPDELKKIKDEFAETMKTRNYDPGSQVMLGLKYFPEPPGVTAATPDSVTFVPADMATTGWVAGTIVNVYNGTEKIGTATVTGNEKELKVKTTKSFKSGDILTIKYQNKNGPEILYGYVKKF; encoded by the coding sequence ATGAGAAGACGCGCTTTGAAGGTCTCCCTGGCCCTGCTGGTCGCCGTCCTCTTCCTGATGGGCATGGTCTCATCTTCCGTCGCCCAGTCCTCCTTGACCCCGCAGAAATCCTTCGCGGTTTCACAGGCGGACACCTACGCCTCGCTCGTTGAGAAGGTCGCCAAGACGGTCTGGGGGTTCGCCGAGATCGGCCTTGGCGAATACAAGTCGGCCGCTTTCCTCGAGGGTGAGTTGGAGAAGCTCGGCTACGCGGTCGACCGAGGCATCGCCCAGTTCCCGACAGCCTTTGTCGGTACCTGGAGCTACGGAACGGGCGGTCCGGTCATCGGCCTCCTGGCCGAGTACGACGCCCTCCCCTCCCTGTCCCCGGACGTTCCTGGAGCTCCCGGCCACGGCTGCGGTCACAACCTCTATTCGGCCGGCGCCATCGCCACCGCGGCCGTTCTCAAGAATGTGATGTCAACCTATCAGCTTCCCGGGACGATCAAGGTCTTCGGCACGCCGGCCGAGGAGAACTTCGACGGCAAGGCCTGGATGGGCCGGCAGGGAGCCCTGAAGGGCGTGGACGTCTTCTTCGGGACCCACGCCGCCGGGGAGAACTCCGTCCCCTTCGGCTCCAATCTGGCCATGGACTTCAAGGTCTACACCTTCTACGGCAAGTCCTCCCACGCCGGGGCCGCGCCGGAGAAGGGGATCAGCGCCCTCGACGCCCAAGAGATCATGGACGTCGCCGTCAACTTCCTCCGCGAGCATCTCTGGCAGGAGATCCGCATCCACTACATCATCAACAAGGGCGGCGAAGCCCCCAACGTTGTTCCGTCCCTGGCCCAGAGCCAGTGGTTCATCCGCGCCCCGGAGCGCGGCATGGTCAACGAGACGACGGCCAAGGTCGACAGGTGCGCCGAGGCGGCCGCCCTGGCCACCGGTTGCACCTACCACATTGAACTGGTCTCGGCCCTTCACAACAAGATCCCCAACAAGGCTGGCGCCCTTCTGGCCTACGAGAACCTCAAGCTGATCGGGGTCCCGACCTTCACCGAAAAGGATCAGGCCGACGCCAAGTCCCTGGGCTTCCCGACCGGCCTCAGCACCGAGCTCAAGCCGGCCCCCGACAAGCCAAGCCAGAGTTATGGCTCGTCGGACGAGGGCGACGTCAGCTGGAACGCGCCCTTCATCAACTTCTCAATGGCCAACTACGCCCAGGGCACCGCCGGGCACTCGGTCGAGTTGGCCAAGCAGGCCAACCTGCCGGCCGCCTTCAAGGCCGTCGTTCAGGCGGTCAAGGTCATGTCGGCCACCGCCGTCGACCTCCTGATGAAGCCCGATGAGCTGAAGAAGATCAAGGACGAGTTCGCCGAGACGATGAAGACCCGCAACTATGACCCCGGCAGCCAGGTGATGCTCGGTCTGAAGTACTTCCCCGAGCCGCCCGGAGTGACCGCCGCGACTCCCGACTCGGTGACCTTCGTCCCCGCCGACATGGCCACGACGGGCTGGGTCGCCGGGACGATCGTCAATGTCTACAACGGCACCGAGAAGATCGGCACGGCCACCGTGACCGGGAACGAGAAGGAACTGAAGGTCAAGACAACCAAGTCCTTCAAGTCCGGGGACATCCTGACCATCAAGTATCAGAACAAGAACGGCCCCGAAATCCTTTACGGCTACGTGAAGAAGTTCTGA
- a CDS encoding MFS transporter: protein MPFPERAPSSARAPNQVSAPNPKRWSILIAVMVASVMGPIDGSVINVAMPTLASAFRVDLSTVSWVSMAYLLVLGSLILTYGRLGDMYGYKRIFLLGVAIFTVASAACALSPSIWWLIVSRAVQAAGAGMFMAMSSAIITATFPPYERGRALGINGMIIAAGLALGPALGGLLLMVFSWHSIFLINLPIGLVSLYLIQRVIPEAAEHKRQSFDLTGATLGFIALSAVLLAASYGEEWGWVSPSTLALTGVFAVGLVAFIWWERRVPEPMLDLSLFKNPAFSAANFSALMNFIAQSSAIFVVPFYLQQVLRYSPQQAGLVLTVSPAIVLFTAPLSGSLSDRFGTRWLSAAGQGLVALGYVLLYTMPPGSSGVAIAWRFAFIGLGVGIFMSPNSSTVMGSCPRHRLGVGSGVLATVRNVGMVLGVAIATAVFTWRRTATLAALGEAGSFASGLRAAFLVAACLAAAGALVSSIRSDSWREAGLEPCPAPKD, encoded by the coding sequence ATGCCTTTTCCGGAACGAGCCCCAAGCTCCGCCCGCGCCCCAAACCAGGTCAGCGCCCCGAACCCGAAACGTTGGTCCATCCTCATCGCCGTGATGGTGGCAAGTGTGATGGGTCCCATCGACGGCAGCGTCATCAACGTCGCCATGCCGACGCTGGCCTCGGCCTTCCGGGTCGACCTGAGCACCGTCAGTTGGGTCTCCATGGCTTACCTGCTGGTCCTGGGCAGCCTCATCCTGACCTACGGCCGCCTCGGCGACATGTACGGGTATAAGCGCATCTTCCTTCTCGGCGTGGCCATCTTCACCGTCGCGTCGGCGGCCTGCGCCCTCTCCCCGAGCATCTGGTGGCTCATCGTCTCCCGGGCCGTACAGGCCGCGGGGGCCGGCATGTTCATGGCCATGTCGTCGGCCATCATCACCGCGACCTTCCCGCCCTATGAAAGGGGGCGGGCCCTGGGAATCAACGGGATGATCATCGCCGCGGGCCTGGCCCTCGGACCGGCCCTCGGCGGCCTCCTCCTGATGGTCTTCAGCTGGCATTCGATCTTCCTCATCAACCTGCCCATCGGCCTGGTCAGCTTGTACCTGATCCAGCGGGTGATCCCCGAGGCCGCGGAGCACAAACGCCAGAGCTTCGACCTGACCGGCGCGACCCTGGGGTTCATCGCCCTCAGCGCCGTGCTGCTGGCGGCCAGCTACGGCGAGGAATGGGGATGGGTCTCGCCGAGCACCCTTGCCCTGACCGGAGTCTTCGCGGTCGGCCTCGTCGCCTTCATCTGGTGGGAGCGACGGGTCCCCGAGCCGATGCTCGACCTCAGCCTGTTCAAGAACCCGGCTTTTTCGGCCGCCAACTTCTCGGCCCTGATGAACTTCATCGCCCAGTCGTCGGCCATCTTCGTGGTGCCCTTCTACCTTCAGCAAGTCCTGAGGTATTCGCCGCAACAGGCCGGGCTGGTCCTGACCGTCTCCCCGGCCATCGTCCTCTTCACCGCCCCGCTCAGCGGCTCCCTGTCCGACCGCTTCGGGACGCGCTGGCTCTCCGCCGCCGGGCAGGGCCTGGTCGCTTTGGGTTATGTGCTGCTCTACACGATGCCGCCCGGCTCCTCCGGGGTGGCCATCGCCTGGCGTTTCGCCTTCATCGGCCTCGGCGTGGGCATCTTCATGTCCCCCAACAGCAGCACCGTGATGGGTAGCTGCCCGCGGCACCGGCTGGGCGTCGGCTCCGGGGTGTTGGCCACCGTCCGCAACGTCGGGATGGTCCTCGGGGTGGCCATCGCCACGGCCGTCTTCACCTGGCGGCGCACGGCCACCCTGGCCGCCCTCGGCGAGGCCGGCTCCTTCGCTTCCGGGCTCCGGGCGGCCTTCCTGGTGGCGGCCTGCCTGGCCGCGGCCGGTGCCCTGGTTTCCTCGATCCGGAGCGATTCCTGGCGGGAGGCCGGCCTTGAGCCTTGTCCGGCGCCCAAGGACTAG
- a CDS encoding alcohol dehydrogenase catalytic domain-containing protein — translation MKAAIWYGPGRIEVETVPDPIPGPADLLLKIICCNICGSDLRTYLSGSSSIKPGTILGHEFAGQVVSAPEGSGFSPGDVVTAAQDINCGDCGYCRHGLEHICQNKLEFGKHFPGAFAELMVVPETALAKGWVRKLPPGMTPEEASLVEPASSCVHTLAITPRRPGQAVLIIGAGPIGCLHGELAKAAGAGLVLLADTAEDRLNMAERFGFDACLNARQTEFREQVFRLCPGGVDLAISANPSPAAIIQAIDLVRKAGIVVAFGGLPKGDPWLTIDGNRIHYDEIVLMGSYAYSRRENDEALARILKRDIHPELYITDVLPLDSIREGFERARAGRALKLQIRP, via the coding sequence GTGAAAGCCGCAATCTGGTATGGCCCCGGACGGATCGAGGTAGAGACGGTCCCCGACCCCATCCCGGGGCCCGCCGATCTCCTCCTCAAGATCATCTGCTGCAACATCTGCGGCTCGGACCTTCGCACCTACCTGTCCGGGTCGTCGAGCATCAAGCCGGGGACCATCCTCGGGCACGAGTTCGCCGGTCAGGTCGTCAGCGCGCCGGAGGGGTCCGGCTTCTCCCCGGGAGACGTGGTCACGGCGGCCCAGGACATCAATTGTGGGGACTGTGGCTACTGCCGGCACGGCCTGGAGCACATCTGCCAGAACAAGCTGGAGTTTGGGAAGCACTTCCCCGGGGCCTTCGCCGAGTTGATGGTCGTCCCCGAGACCGCCCTGGCGAAAGGCTGGGTCCGCAAGCTCCCGCCGGGAATGACCCCGGAGGAGGCCAGCCTGGTCGAACCGGCCTCGTCGTGCGTCCACACCCTGGCCATCACCCCGCGTCGGCCCGGCCAGGCGGTGTTGATCATCGGGGCCGGCCCCATCGGCTGCCTTCACGGTGAGCTGGCCAAGGCGGCCGGCGCCGGGCTGGTCCTCCTGGCCGATACGGCCGAAGACCGCCTGAACATGGCCGAGCGGTTCGGCTTCGACGCCTGCCTGAACGCCCGTCAAACCGAGTTCCGGGAACAGGTCTTCAGGCTCTGCCCGGGCGGGGTCGATCTGGCCATCTCGGCCAACCCCTCCCCCGCCGCCATCATCCAGGCGATCGACCTTGTTCGCAAGGCCGGCATCGTGGTGGCCTTCGGCGGTCTGCCCAAGGGCGACCCCTGGCTGACCATCGACGGCAACCGCATCCACTACGATGAGATCGTCCTGATGGGCTCCTACGCTTACAGCCGCCGGGAGAACGACGAGGCCCTCGCCCGGATCCTCAAGCGGGACATCCATCCCGAGCTCTACATCACCGACGTTCTCCCCCTCGACTCCATCCGCGAGGGCTTCGAGCGGGCCAGGGCCGGGCGGGCGCTCAAGCTCCAAATACGGCCATGA
- a CDS encoding pyridoxal phosphate-dependent aminotransferase — MNQPTTTERRQDEFAKAPVSALARDIPPFIAMDVLERAKAMEREGRRILHLAAGEPDFDTPAPIVEAAQQALAAGHTHYTHSMGIPELRDEIVRHYQRKYGVAISPDRIIVSSGTSPLLMLLFQAICNTGDEVIISDPHYACYPNAIRVAGGVPVRVRVSEAGGFKFTPEGLRSAISPRTVAILANSPSNPTGTVLGPDDLAMLTKAGPLVVSDEIYHGLVYGEKEHTILEYTDHAVVINGFSKAFAMTGWRLGYVILPPELVRPMQKLQQNLFICASSFAQHAGIVALRDCAEHTVRMAEAYDQRRRHILRRLKEIGLRVTVEPTGAFYVLANASHIHPDSYALAFDILERVGVATTPGIDFGPGAEGFLRFSYASSLENIEEAMVRLGQYIADPNSRPGK; from the coding sequence GCCAAGACGAATTCGCCAAAGCGCCCGTTTCCGCTCTGGCCAGAGACATCCCGCCGTTCATCGCCATGGATGTCCTCGAACGGGCCAAGGCCATGGAGCGTGAGGGGCGTCGCATCCTCCACCTGGCCGCCGGCGAGCCCGACTTCGACACCCCGGCGCCCATCGTCGAGGCCGCCCAGCAGGCCCTGGCCGCCGGCCATACGCACTACACCCACAGCATGGGCATTCCCGAGTTGCGCGACGAGATCGTTCGGCACTACCAGCGGAAGTACGGGGTGGCCATCTCGCCCGACCGGATCATCGTCTCCTCCGGCACCTCTCCCCTCCTGATGCTGCTCTTCCAGGCCATCTGCAACACCGGTGACGAGGTCATCATCTCCGACCCGCATTACGCCTGTTACCCCAACGCCATCCGGGTCGCCGGGGGGGTTCCGGTGCGGGTCCGGGTGTCCGAGGCGGGCGGCTTCAAGTTCACCCCGGAGGGCCTCCGGTCGGCCATCAGCCCGCGGACCGTGGCCATTCTGGCCAACTCGCCGTCCAACCCGACCGGCACCGTCCTCGGTCCGGACGACCTGGCCATGCTGACCAAGGCCGGACCCCTGGTCGTCTCGGACGAGATCTATCACGGCCTCGTTTACGGCGAGAAGGAACACACCATCCTCGAGTACACCGATCACGCCGTGGTCATCAACGGCTTCTCGAAGGCTTTCGCCATGACCGGCTGGCGCCTGGGTTACGTCATCCTCCCGCCGGAGTTGGTCCGGCCCATGCAGAAGCTGCAGCAGAACCTGTTCATCTGCGCCTCGTCCTTCGCTCAGCACGCCGGGATCGTCGCCCTGCGCGACTGCGCCGAGCACACGGTCAGGATGGCCGAGGCCTACGACCAGCGGCGCCGGCACATCCTGCGGCGGCTGAAGGAGATCGGTCTCCGGGTGACCGTCGAGCCGACCGGCGCCTTCTACGTCCTGGCCAACGCCAGCCACATCCATCCCGACTCCTACGCCCTGGCCTTCGATATCCTCGAGCGAGTCGGCGTGGCCACCACCCCCGGGATTGACTTCGGCCCCGGCGCCGAGGGCTTCCTCCGCTTCTCCTACGCCAGCTCCCTGGAGAACATCGAAGAGGCCATGGTCCGCTTGGGGCAGTATATCGCCGACCCGAATTCGCGGCCGGGCAAATAG
- a CDS encoding S-layer homology domain-containing protein encodes MTKGSRLHRVGRVVLALALTLSLLASAGMAAAAPKETKGNEHGQAGAAGSRFEDADEASWAALFMEKMNLKGVVLGQPDGKFQPNAPVTHEQAVTMAVRVMGLEAEAKAKTGATLTFGDKDKISSWALGYVEEAVEKGILSWGENGLFKPNEPTTRLEVAVMLVKALGLTAEAGTQTGTPEFKDKATIPQASIGFILIAADQGLVVGAPDPSGKGYVFQALKPVTRAEMTAFMDREDSALGKLDEREVKGAVVSVATGTEASITITKKDGTQGTYQVAADARIFIEKQAGTLADLKAGDQASLHLDENGVAVFLDIRFLEKVSGTVKAITPSGAPSITVVVKKSGEEETYAIDPNCKVVFENSDTDEDQDEDGTGTTPATATPPPAAPTLADVKVGDPVALELNRLVVTKIEVKELDEVPGEVTAVTAATGSAGASITLKTKEGATFTYGVANEVRVRFEEDEQAANFASIVVGDQVALKFENRLVAEVKIENRKPQVQPSAQTLSGTVKSLDATAQTFVLTVAGAAGSAAVDHSVTTSASTTYTKAGQTAAFADLAVGQTATVTGTATGGGAIAATAVAIQ; translated from the coding sequence ATGACTAAAGGAAGCAGACTCCACCGCGTCGGCCGGGTCGTCCTGGCCCTGGCCCTGACGCTGTCCCTCCTGGCCTCGGCCGGAATGGCGGCCGCGGCCCCGAAGGAAACCAAGGGCAACGAGCACGGCCAGGCCGGAGCGGCCGGTTCCAGATTCGAGGACGCCGACGAAGCCTCCTGGGCCGCCCTGTTCATGGAGAAGATGAACCTCAAGGGGGTTGTCCTCGGCCAGCCGGACGGCAAGTTCCAGCCCAACGCCCCGGTCACCCACGAACAGGCGGTCACCATGGCCGTCCGAGTGATGGGCCTGGAGGCAGAGGCCAAGGCCAAGACGGGAGCGACCCTCACTTTTGGGGACAAGGACAAGATCTCGTCCTGGGCCCTCGGCTACGTCGAGGAGGCCGTCGAGAAAGGCATCCTGAGTTGGGGTGAGAACGGCCTGTTCAAGCCGAACGAGCCGACCACCCGCCTCGAAGTCGCGGTCATGTTGGTCAAGGCCCTCGGGTTGACGGCTGAGGCCGGCACCCAGACCGGCACTCCCGAATTCAAGGATAAGGCCACGATTCCTCAGGCCAGTATCGGGTTCATTCTCATCGCCGCCGACCAGGGCCTCGTCGTCGGGGCCCCCGACCCAAGCGGCAAGGGCTATGTGTTCCAGGCTCTGAAGCCGGTCACCCGGGCCGAGATGACGGCCTTCATGGACCGCGAGGATTCCGCCCTCGGGAAGCTCGATGAGCGCGAAGTCAAGGGCGCCGTCGTCAGCGTGGCGACGGGCACCGAGGCGAGTATCACCATCACCAAGAAGGACGGCACCCAGGGCACCTACCAGGTCGCCGCCGACGCCCGCATCTTCATCGAAAAGCAGGCCGGCACCCTCGCCGACCTCAAGGCCGGGGATCAGGCCAGCCTGCACTTGGACGAGAACGGAGTGGCCGTCTTCCTCGACATCCGCTTCCTCGAGAAGGTCAGCGGGACGGTCAAAGCCATCACCCCCAGCGGCGCTCCCAGCATCACCGTCGTCGTCAAGAAGTCCGGCGAGGAAGAGACCTACGCCATCGACCCAAACTGTAAGGTCGTCTTCGAGAACTCCGACACGGACGAGGATCAAGACGAGGATGGGACCGGCACGACGCCGGCCACCGCCACTCCCCCGCCGGCCGCTCCGACCCTGGCTGACGTCAAGGTCGGCGACCCGGTGGCCCTGGAACTGAACCGCTTGGTCGTGACCAAGATCGAAGTTAAGGAACTCGATGAAGTTCCGGGCGAAGTGACCGCGGTCACCGCTGCCACCGGCTCGGCCGGGGCGAGCATCACCCTCAAGACCAAGGAAGGCGCCACTTTCACCTACGGCGTCGCCAATGAGGTCAGGGTGCGCTTTGAGGAAGATGAACAGGCCGCCAACTTCGCCTCCATCGTGGTCGGTGATCAGGTCGCGCTGAAATTCGAGAACCGCCTGGTGGCCGAGGTCAAGATCGAGAACCGGAAACCTCAGGTTCAGCCGTCCGCCCAGACCCTGAGCGGAACGGTCAAGAGTCTTGACGCTACAGCCCAGACCTTCGTCCTGACCGTGGCCGGCGCCGCCGGCTCCGCGGCCGTTGATCATTCCGTGACCACCAGCGCATCGACCACTTACACTAAGGCCGGTCAGACGGCGGCCTTTGCCGACCTGGCCGTCGGCCAGACCGCCACGGTCACCGGCACGGC
- a CDS encoding ammonium transporter, whose protein sequence is MVNAGDTAFLLISAALVCLMTPGLAFFYGGLVRRKNVLTIMMQSFISMGVVTIIWFLVGFSLAFGPDVGGVIGNLKYAFLNGVGLVPNPAYGPTIPFITFFTFQQMFAIITPALITGAFADRVNFKSYLIFLVFWSLLVYIPLSHWIWGGGFLAKLGVMDFAGGLVVHVSAGVAALASVFFVGKRVLRPGENLGPHNITYVALGTGLLWFGWFGFNGGSALAANGVAAAAWVNTDIAASVAMVLWLFISWVLEGKPSFVGALTGAVAGLATITPAAGYVETWAAASIGAMAAIICYGAIRLRMRFGWDDALDVWGVHGVGGFIGTIFVGVFASKAINTISGLVYGDIRQFLVQTLAAVVVAAYALGMTWLIMKVINFVSPIRVGQIEEEKGLDAAIHGETAYSFQD, encoded by the coding sequence GTGGTTAATGCCGGCGACACCGCATTCCTTCTCATCAGCGCTGCATTGGTCTGCTTGATGACCCCCGGCTTGGCGTTCTTCTATGGTGGCCTGGTCCGCCGGAAGAACGTACTGACCATCATGATGCAGAGCTTCATCTCCATGGGTGTGGTCACGATCATCTGGTTCTTGGTCGGCTTCAGCCTGGCCTTCGGACCCGACGTCGGGGGAGTCATCGGGAACTTGAAGTACGCCTTCCTCAACGGCGTGGGCCTGGTCCCGAACCCGGCCTATGGCCCGACCATCCCATTCATCACCTTCTTCACCTTCCAGCAGATGTTCGCCATCATCACCCCGGCCCTCATCACCGGGGCTTTCGCCGATCGGGTCAACTTCAAGAGCTACCTGATCTTCTTGGTCTTTTGGAGTCTCTTGGTCTACATCCCCCTATCCCATTGGATCTGGGGCGGCGGGTTTTTGGCCAAGCTTGGAGTGATGGACTTCGCCGGCGGCCTGGTGGTCCACGTCAGCGCCGGGGTCGCCGCCTTGGCCTCGGTCTTCTTTGTCGGTAAGCGGGTCCTCAGACCCGGGGAGAACCTCGGCCCCCACAATATCACTTACGTGGCCTTGGGCACCGGCCTCCTGTGGTTCGGCTGGTTCGGGTTCAACGGGGGCAGCGCCCTGGCGGCCAACGGGGTTGCGGCCGCGGCTTGGGTCAACACGGACATCGCCGCCTCGGTGGCCATGGTCCTTTGGCTCTTCATCTCCTGGGTCCTCGAGGGCAAGCCGAGCTTCGTCGGAGCCCTGACGGGAGCAGTGGCCGGCCTGGCCACCATCACTCCGGCCGCCGGATACGTGGAGACCTGGGCGGCCGCCTCGATCGGCGCCATGGCCGCCATCATCTGCTATGGGGCCATCCGATTGCGGATGCGGTTTGGCTGGGATGACGCCCTCGACGTCTGGGGAGTCCACGGCGTCGGCGGCTTCATCGGAACCATCTTCGTCGGGGTCTTTGCCAGTAAGGCCATCAACACCATAAGTGGGCTGGTCTATGGCGACATTCGGCAGTTTCTCGTGCAGACCCTGGCGGCCGTGGTGGTCGCCGCCTACGCTCTTGGCATGACCTGGCTAATCATGAAGGTCATCAACTTCGTCAGCCCGATCCGGGTCGGCCAGATCGAGGAAGAGAAGGGCCTTGACGCGGCCATCCACGGCGAGACCGCCTATAGCTTCCAGGATTGA
- a CDS encoding P1 family peptidase has protein sequence MRLREAGITLEWQLEGGRLNAITDVPGVLVGHDVLDGDGDPAARTGVTVVRPHPGSLWQEQCRAGVYALNGAGEMAGWLQIQEHGLLQTPIWLTGTAGAGRVYDAAYEWMLETNDDLARDGSYLIPCVSETCDHFLNDIRRYRAGRTEVRRALEAANGTLPAEGGVGAGRGMICYEFKGGIGTASRRIPESDYTVGALTLCNFGHRQELTIGGVRVGERLKDVPKPGSPQPPSGGTGDGSIVMVIATDAPVLSHELRRLAKRASLAVIRTGSVGHHNSGDLSIAFSTANLVPKNRHGADLTPREIAPRPFDAWLFTAAIEATEEAILNALCQAETTTGQEGRVVHRLPVDRLREELGRERPALVRG, from the coding sequence ATGAGACTTCGTGAGGCGGGAATCACCCTCGAATGGCAACTCGAAGGCGGGCGACTGAACGCCATCACCGACGTGCCGGGGGTCCTTGTGGGCCACGACGTCCTGGACGGCGACGGCGACCCGGCCGCCCGGACCGGGGTGACCGTAGTCCGGCCGCATCCGGGCAGCCTGTGGCAGGAACAGTGCCGGGCCGGCGTCTATGCTTTGAACGGGGCCGGGGAGATGGCCGGCTGGCTTCAAATTCAGGAGCACGGCTTGCTCCAGACACCCATCTGGTTGACCGGCACGGCCGGGGCCGGTCGGGTCTACGACGCGGCCTACGAATGGATGCTCGAGACCAACGACGACCTGGCCCGCGACGGGAGCTATCTCATCCCGTGCGTGTCCGAGACCTGCGACCATTTCCTCAACGACATCAGGCGTTATCGGGCCGGGCGGACCGAGGTCCGCCGGGCGCTTGAAGCGGCCAACGGCACGCTGCCGGCCGAGGGGGGCGTGGGAGCCGGCCGCGGGATGATCTGCTACGAGTTCAAGGGCGGCATCGGGACGGCCTCGCGGCGCATCCCGGAGAGCGACTACACCGTCGGCGCCCTGACCCTCTGCAATTTCGGACATCGCCAGGAGTTGACCATCGGCGGGGTCAGGGTCGGGGAGCGCCTGAAGGACGTGCCCAAACCCGGGTCGCCTCAACCGCCGAGCGGCGGTACGGGGGACGGGTCGATCGTCATGGTCATCGCCACCGACGCCCCCGTCCTCAGCCACGAGCTTCGCCGTCTGGCCAAGCGGGCCTCACTGGCGGTCATCCGGACGGGGTCGGTCGGGCACCACAACTCCGGCGACCTGTCCATCGCCTTCTCCACCGCCAACCTGGTCCCCAAAAACAGGCACGGCGCCGATTTGACGCCGCGGGAAATCGCCCCCCGACCCTTTGACGCCTGGCTTTTCACGGCGGCCATCGAAGCCACGGAGGAAGCCATCTTGAACGCCCTCTGCCAGGCGGAGACGACCACTGGGCAGGAGGGGCGGGTGGTCCATCGCCTGCCCGTCGACAGGCTTCGTGAGGAATTGGGGCGGGAGCGGCCGGCACTGGTCAGGGGATAG